In Terriglobus sp. TAA 43, a single window of DNA contains:
- the rsmA gene encoding 16S rRNA (adenine(1518)-N(6)/adenine(1519)-N(6))-dimethyltransferase RsmA, with amino-acid sequence MQPRKPKLGQNFLVDDNARHRIADALGDVSSRTVIEIGPGHGAITTILAERAKKLTCIELDRSLVPELRFKFRNHPNVEIIEADILETDITALVPEGEKALVIGNLPYYITSDILLHLCAHEASMELAVVMMQREVAERVAAEPGNRDFGLLSATVQMYADVANVFTLPPEAFDPPPDVYSTVLRMRFAPRFAELGITDAKGFDRFLKLCFQQKRKTLNNNLRAAGYTSEQIAQACNAAGIEPSARAEALPLDRFAALYRAM; translated from the coding sequence ATGCAGCCACGCAAACCAAAGCTCGGACAAAACTTTCTGGTGGACGACAACGCGCGGCATCGCATTGCGGATGCGTTGGGTGATGTGTCCTCGCGCACGGTCATTGAGATTGGCCCCGGGCATGGCGCGATTACGACGATTCTTGCCGAACGAGCGAAAAAGCTGACCTGCATTGAGCTGGACAGGTCGCTGGTACCGGAGCTTCGTTTCAAGTTTCGCAATCATCCGAATGTGGAGATTATCGAAGCGGACATCCTGGAGACGGACATCACGGCGCTTGTTCCTGAGGGTGAAAAGGCGTTGGTCATTGGCAATCTGCCGTACTACATCACCAGCGACATTCTGCTGCATTTGTGCGCGCATGAAGCTTCGATGGAACTGGCCGTGGTGATGATGCAGCGTGAAGTGGCAGAGCGTGTGGCGGCGGAGCCGGGCAATCGTGACTTTGGGCTGTTGTCCGCTACGGTGCAGATGTATGCGGACGTGGCCAATGTGTTCACGCTGCCGCCGGAGGCGTTTGATCCTCCGCCGGATGTGTACTCCACGGTGTTGCGGATGCGCTTTGCGCCGCGGTTTGCGGAGCTTGGCATTACAGATGCTAAGGGATTTGATCGTTTTTTGAAGCTTTGCTTTCAGCAGAAGCGCAAGACGCTGAACAACAATCTGCGTGCTGCGGGATATACCTCAGAGCAGATTGCACAAGCATGTAATGCTGCGGGGA